One Tursiops truncatus isolate mTurTru1 chromosome 3, mTurTru1.mat.Y, whole genome shotgun sequence DNA segment encodes these proteins:
- the APC2 gene encoding adenomatous polyposis coli protein 2 isoform X2 codes for MTSSVAPYEQLVRQVEALKAENSHLRQELRDNSSHLSKLETETSGMKEVLKHLQGKLEQEARVLVSSGQTEVLEQLKALQMDITSLYNLKFQPPALVPEPTARTPEGSPVHSSGPSKDSFGELSRATIQLLEELDRERCFLLNEIEKEEKEKLWYYSQLQGLSKRLDELPHVETFSMQMDLIRQQLEFEAQHIRSLMEERFGTSDEMVQRAQIRASRLEQIDKELLSAQDRVQQTEPQALLAVKSMPMDEDPEAEVPTHPEDGAPQPGNSKVEVVFWLLSMLATRDQEDTARTLLAMSSSPESCVAMRRSGCLPLLLQILHGTEAGAGGRNGTPGAPGAKDARMRANAALHNIVFSQPDQGLARKEMRVLHVLEQIRAYCETCWDWLQARDGGPEGSGAGGAPVPIEPQICQATCAVMKLSFDEEYRRAMNELGGLQAVAELLQVDYEMHKMTRDPLNLALRRYAGMTLTNLTFGDVANKAALCARRGCMEAIVAQLASESEELHQVVSSILRNLSWRADINSKKVLREVGSMTALMQCVLRASKESTLKSVLSALWNLSAHSTENKAAICQVDGALGFLVSTLTYKCQSNSLAIIESGGGILRNVSSLIATREDYRQVLRDHNCLQTLLQHLTSHSLTIVSNACGTLWNLSARSAGDQELLWDLGAVGMLRNLVHSKHKMIAMGSAAALRNLLAHRPAKYQAAATAVSPSACAPSLYVRKQRALEAALDTRHLAQALDHLEKQGLPEAEAASKKPLPPLRHLDGLAQDYASDSGCFDDDDAPSLATAAAATAEPASPAVLPLFLGSPFLQGQALARTPPARRGGLESEKEAGGEAAVAARAKAKLALAVARIDRLVEDISALHTSSDDSFSLSSGDPGQEAPREGRAHSCSPCRGPEAGRREAGSRAHPLLRLKAAHASLSNDSLNSGSTSDGHCPREHSQPCSLAALAEHCEGPLCGQARPSRLDLNLPSGQVEPKARDTAATDARVCTIKLSPTYQHVPLLEGTTRAGAGSLAPRARKQAWLPAEDLSKVPEKLAVEKAPLCLSRCSSLSSLSSAGRPGPSEAGDLDDSDSSLEGLEEAGPSEAGLDGAWQGPGSASLPMAIPVPQRGRGLGVEDATPSSSSENCVQETPLVLSRCSSVSSLGSFESPSIASSVASDPCSGLGSGTVSPSELPDSPGQTMPPSRSKTPPPAPAPPGEREVTQFSLQWESYVKRFLDIADCRERCRLPSELDAGSVRFTVEKPDENFSCASSLSALALHELYVQKDVELRLLPPACPERSSAGGVGPGHRRRDEASGRLEGPTSTDRDLELLRECLGGTVPARLRKVASALVPGHRTLPVPVYMLVPAPAREDESCTDSAEGTPVTFSSTTSLSEETLQGPPGDGGPAQGQKAAGHAAPTRQPAGHRHRAGGTGRSTEQPRGAGRSRAGLELPLCRPPSSCRDRDSSRPGQARGDGALQSLCLTTPTEEAVYCFYGNDSDEEPSAAAAVAPPRRASAIPRAVKREYPAGGRKEVQAVPKVAPPKAAAPKVAPPARAQPSLIADETPPCYSLSSSASSLSEPEPFERAASRPRAREPGVTKDPGPGGRRDSAPRPRAEAELLRRCTGSAVPRRRPQVSGPGCRQSRAVQQEKRPAEGPREHSEEAAGSDHASDLDSVEWRAIQEGANSIVTWLHQAAAAATHEASSESDSVLSFASGGSVGSTLQLPLHRKGRRPRAEGQAGSAMRPEKRDRALAQRSSGLEKPHGTQKAASGVPAVLRGRTVIYMPSPATRAQPKGAPGPRNVPRKTGVPSPVQPAAPAKIPGPGQQRSRSLHRPGKISELAALSPPQRSATPPARLAKTPSSSSSQTSPASQPLPRRSPPATQAAGTLPGPGASPATKTPARALLAKQHKTQKSPVRIPFMQRPTRRGPPPLAKAAPEPGPRARGGRPGLVRVASARSSGSMASARSSGSEASDRSGFRRQLTFIKESPGLLRRRRTELSATEAATPAAQAGLPRRGRPALPAVFLCSSRCDELRAAPRQAPAPQRPPTARPGLGERPPRRTSSESPSRLPVRTPAARPDTVKRYASLPHISVARGPDAPVPVADNAPRSSTAEAAPGTTWRRIRDEDVPHILRSTLPPRALPLLGSSPEDGPTGPPQRKTSDAVVQTEDFAATKTNSSTSPSLESWVTPQATTGSAPSLLLGSDVDGPGPAKAPAPGPFVPASRHGSPSRSARVPPFNYVPSPMVVATTDSAVEKAPAPAPTGLLG; via the exons ATGACGAGCTCCGTGGCGCCCTACGAGCAGCTGGTGCGGCAGGTGGAGGCCTTGAAGGCCGAGAACAGTCACCTGAGGCAGGAGCTTCGGGATAACTCAAGCCACTTGTCCAAGCTGGAGACAGAAACGTCGGGCATGAAG GAGGTCCTGAAGCACTTGCAGGGCAAGCTGGAGCAGGAGGCCCGCGTGCTGGTGTCCTCGGGGCAGACCGAGGTGCTGGAGCAGCTGAAAG CCCTGCAGATGGACATCACCAGCCTGTACAACCTCAAGTTCCAGCCCCCGGCTCTGGTCCCTGAGCCCACTGCCCGGACCCCCGAGGGAAGCCCGGTGCACAGCTCTGGGCCCTCCAAGGACAGCTTTGGGGAGCTGAGCCGGGCCACCATCCAGCTGCTAGAGGAACTGGACCGGGAACG GTGTTTCCTATTGAATGAGAtcgagaaggaggagaaggagaagctcTGGTATTACTCGCAGCTGCAGGGCCTATCCAAGCGCCTGGACGAACTCCCGCACGTGGAGACG TTCTCGATGCAGATGGATCTGATCCGGCAGCAGCTGGAGTTCGAAGCCCAGCACATCCGCTCGCTGATGGAGGAGCGCTTCGGCACCTCGGACGAGATGGTGCAGCGGGCGCAG ATCCGTGCTTCCCGCCTGGAGCAGATAGACAAGGAATTGCTGTCGGCACAGGACCGGGTGCAACAGACCGAGCCCCAG GCCTTGCTGGCAGTGAAGTCGATGCCGATGGATGAGGACCCAGAGGCCGAGGTCCCCACGCACCCTGAGGATGGTGCCCCTCAGCCGGGCAACAGCAAG GTGGAGGTGGTCTTCTGGCTGCTGTCCATGCTGGCGACGCGTGACCAGGAGGACACGGCACGGACGCTGCTCGCCATGTCCAGCTCACCTGAGAGCTGCGTGGCCATGCGCCGCTCGGGCTGCCTGCCGCTGCTGCTGCAGATCCTGCACGGCACCGAGGCCGGGGCTGGGGGTCGCAACGGGACCCCAGGGGCGCCGGGAGCCAAGGATGCGCGCATGCGCGCCAACGCAGCGCTGCACAACATCGTCTTCTCCCAGCCGGACCAGGGTCTGGCGCGCAAGGAAATGCGCGTCCTGCACGTGCTCGAGCAGATCCGTGCCTACTGTGAGACCTGCTGGGACTGGCTGCAGGCCCGGGACGGTGGGCCCGAGGGCAGCGGCGCCGGCGGCG CCCCGGTCCCCATCGAGCCACAGATCTGCCAGGCCACCTGCGCCGTGATGAAGCTGTCCTTCGACGAGGAATACCGCCGTGCCATGAACGAGCTGG GTGGGCTGCAGGCCGTGGCGGAGTTACTGCAGGTTGACTATGAGATGCACAAGATGACCCGGGACCCTCTCAACCTGGCCCTGCGCCGATACGCCGGCATGACCCTCACCAACCTAACCTTCGGGGACGTCGCCAACAAG GCCGCACTGTGCGCCCGCCGGGGCTGCATGGAGGCCATCGTGGCCCAGCTGGCGTCCGAGAGTGAGGAGCTGCACCAG GTGGTGTCCAGCATCCTGCGCAACCTGTCCTGGAGGGCGGACATCAACAGCAAGAAGGTGCTGAGGGAGGTGGGCAGCATGACGGCCCTGATGCAGTGCGTCCTGCGAGCCTCCAAG GAGTCCACCCTGAAGAGCGTGCTCAGTGCCCTGTGGAACCTCTCAGCGCACAGCACGGAGAACAAGGCCGCCATCTGCCAGGTGGATGGCGCCCTGGGCTTCCTGGTCAGCACACTGACCTACAAGTGCCAGAGCAACTCGCTGGCCATCATCGAGAGCGGAGGCGGCATCCTGCGCAACGTGTCCAGCCTCATCGCCACCCGTGAGGACTACAG GCAGGTGCTGCGGGACCACAACTGCCTGCAGACGCTGCTGCAGCACCTGACGTCGCACAGCCTGACCATCGTGAGCAACGCATGTGGCACGCTCTGGAACCTGTCGGCCCGCAGCGCCGGTGACCAGGAGCTGCTGTGGGACCTGGGTGCTGTGGGCATGCTGCGCAACCTGGTGCACTCCAAGCACAAGATGATCGCCATGGGCAGCGCCGCCGCCCTGCGCAACCTGCTGGCCCACCGGCCCGCCAAGTACCAGGCGGCAGCCACTGCCGTCTCCCCCAGCGCCTGTGCGCCCAGCCTGTACGTGCGCAAGCAGCGGGCGCTGGAGGCTGCGCTGGACACGCGGCACCTGGCGCAGGCACTTGACCACCTGGAGAAGCAAGGCCTGCCCGAGGCCGAGGCCGCCTCCAAGAAGCCGCTGCCGCCCCTGCGCCACCTGGATGGCCTGGCCCAGGACTATGCTTCCGATTCGGGCTGCTTTGATGATGACGACGCACCCTCTCTGGCCACCGCAGCTGCCGCCACCGCCGAGCCCGCCAGCCCCGCCGTGCTGCCCCTCTTCCTGGGCAGCCCCTTCCTGCAGGGCCAGGCGCTGGCCCGcaccccgcccgcccgccggggCGGCCTGGAGTCCGAGAAGGAGGCCGGCGGGGAGGCAGCTGTGGCAGCCAGGGCCAAGGCCAAGCTGGCACTGGCAGTGGCGCGCATCGACCGGCTGGTGGAGGACATCTCGGCCCTGCACACCTCGTCTGACGACAGCTTCAGCCTCAGCTCTGGGGATCCCGGGCAGGAGGCCCCACGGGAGGGCCGTGCGCACTCCTGCTCCCCTTGCCGGGGGCCCGAGGCAGGGCGGCGAGAGGCCGGCAGCCGGGCTCACCCGCTGCTGCGGCTCAAGGCGGCCCACGCCAGCCTCTCAAACGACAGTCTTAACAGCGGCAGCACCAGCGACGGGCACTGTCCCCGCGAGCACTCGCAGCCCTGCTCGCTGGCCGCGCTGGCCGAGCATTGCGAGGGACCCCTGTGCGGCCAGGCGCGGCCCAGCCGGCTTGACCTCAACCTGCCCAGCGGCCAGGTTGAGCCCAAGGCCCGGGACACCGCGGCCACAGATGCCCGCGTGTGCACCATCAAGCTGTCACCCACCTACCAGCATGTGCCGCTGCTTGAGGGCACCACCAGAGCGGGCGCGGGGTCCCTGGCCCCCAGGGCCCGGAAACAGGCCTGGCTGCCCGCAGAGGACCTAAGCAAGGTGCCCGAGAAGCTGGCGGTGGAGAAGGCGCCCCTCTGCCTATCCCGCTGCAGCTCCCTGTCCTCACTGTCCTCAGCTGGCCGCCCAGGGCCTAGTGAGGCCGGGGACCTGGATGACAGCGACTCGTccctggaggggctggaggaggctggCCCCAGCGAGGCCGGGCTGGACGGGGCCTGGCAGGGGCCGGGCTCCGCCTCCCTGCCCATGGCCATCCCGGTGCCTCAGCGGGGCCGGGGCCTAGGGGTGGAGGACGCCACGCCGTCCAGCTCGTCTGAGAACTGCGTACAGGAGACGCCACTGGTGCTGAGCCGCTGCAGCTCGGTCAGCTCGCTGGGCAGCTTCGAGAGCCCATCCATTGCCAGCTCCGTCGCCAGCGATCCGTGCAGCGGGCTGGGCAGCGGTACAGTCAGCCCCAGCGAGCTGCCCGACAGCCCCGGGCAGACCATGCCACCGAGCCGTAGCAAGACGCCCCCGCCGGCCCCCGCGCCGCCGGGCGAGCGTGAGGTCACCCAGTTCAGCCTGCAGTGGGAGAGCTACGTGAAGCGCTTCCTGGACATCGCCGACTGCCGGGAGCGCTGCCGGCTACCGTCTGAGCTGGACGCGGGCAGCGTGCGCTTCACCGTGGAGAAGCCCGACGAGAACTTCTCGTGTGCTTCCAGCCTGAGTGCGCTGGCCCTGCATGAGCTCTATGTGCAGAAGGACGTGGAGCTGCGGCTGCTGCCCCCGGCCTGCCCTGAGCGCAGCAGTGCGGGAGGCGTGGGCCCCGGGCACCGCCGGCGGGACGAGGCCAGCGGCCGCCTCGAAGGGCCAACATCCACCGACCGGGACCTGGAACTGCTGCGCGAGTGCCTGGGTGGGACCGTGCCCGCCCGGCTCCGCAAGGTGGCCTCGGCGCTGGTGCCTGGCCACCGCACCCTGCCCGTGCCCGTCTACATGCTGGTGCCCGCCCCGGCACGGGAGGATGAGTCCTGCACCGACTCGGCCGAGGGCACGCCGGTCACCTTCTCCAGCACCACCTCCCTCAGCGAGGAGACACTGCAGGGACCCCCCGGGGATGGCGGGCCTGCGCAGGGGCAGAAGGCTGCGGGCCATGCCGCCCCCACCAGGCAGCCCGCCGGGCACCGGCACAGGGCGGGGGGCACGGGCCGGAGCACAGAGCAGCCCCGGGGGGCTGGCAGGAGCCGCGCAGGGCTGGAGCTGCCCCTCTGCCGGCCCCCTAGCTCCTGCAGAGACAGGGACAGCTCCCGCCCGGGACAGGCGCGTGGGGACGGGGCCCTGCAGTCTCTGTGCCTCACGACGCCCACCGAGGAGGCCGTGTACTGCTTCTATGGCAACGACTCAGACGAAGAGCCGTCCGCGGCAGCGGCGGTGGCACCCCCGCGGCGGGCATCTGCGATCCCCCGCGCGGTGAAGAGGGAGTACCCGGCTGGTGGCAGGAAGGAGGTGCAGGCCGTGCCCAAGGTCGCGCCGCCCAAGGCTGCCGCGCCCAAGGTTGCGCCGCCAGCCCGGGCTCAGCCCAGCCTCATCGCTGATGAGACGCCACCATGCTACTCCCTGAGCTCCTCCGCCAGCTCCCTGAGCGAGCCTGAGCCCTTTGAGCGTGCAGCCAGCCGGCCCCGAGCCCGCGAGCCAGGGGTCACCAAGGACCCAGGCCCCGGGGGCAGGCGGGACAGCGCCCCCCGCCCGCGGGCCGAGGCAGAGCTGCTCCGGCGCTGCACTGGCTCAGCCGTGCCCAGGCGCCGGCCCCAGGTGTCTGGCCCAGGGTGCCGCCAGTCCAGAGCGGTGCAGCAGGAGAAGAGGCCAGCAGAGGGGCCCCGGGAGCACAGTGAGGAGGCAGCGGGCTCGGACCACGCCTCAGACCTGGACAGCGTCGAGTGGCGCGCCATCCAGGAGGGGGCCAACTCCATCGTCACGTGGCTACACCAGGCAGCGGCGGCAGCCACCCACGAGGCCTCCTCTGAGTCCGACTCCGTTCTGTCCTTTGCCTCAGGGGGGTCGGTGGGCTCCACCCTGCAGCTTCCCCTGCACAGGAAGGGTCGAAGGCCAAGGGCAGAGGGTCAGGCGGGCAGTGCCATGCGGCCAGAGAAACGGGACAGGGCTCTGGCCCAGCGCAGCAGCGGCCTGGAGAAGCCACATGGCACTCAGAAGGCCGCGTCCGGGGTGCCAGCCGTGCTCCGGGGACGGACAGTGATCTACATGCCCAGCCCAGCCACCCGGGCCCAGCCCAAAGGTGCCCCTGGGCCCCGCAATGTGCCGAGAAAGACGGGAGTCCCAAGTCCagtgcagccagcagcccccgcCAAAATCCCTGGCCCCGGGCAGCAACGGTCTCGAAGCCTGCACCGACCCGGCAAGATCTCGGAGCTGGCGGCGCTGAGCCCCCCTCAGAGGAGTGCCACGCCACCTGCCCGCCTCGCCAAGACCCCCTCGTCGAGCTCCTCCCAGACCTCCCCGGCCTCACAGCCTCTGCCGAGGAGGTCACCCCCGGCCACCCAGGCCGCAGGAACCCTGCCCGGCCCCGGGGCCTCCCCCGCAACCAAGACTCCCGCCCGGGCCCTGCTGGCCAAGCAGCACAAGACACAGAAGTCGCCCGTGCGGATCCCCTTCATGCAGAGACCCACCCGGCGGGGGCCGCCACCCCTGGCCAAGGCAGCCCCGGAACCAGGTCCAAGGGCCCGAGGGGGCCGCCCAGGGCTCGTGCGTGTGGCCTCTGCCCGCTCCAGCGGCAGCATGGCCTCCGCCCGCTCCAGCGGCAGCGAGGCCTCCGACCGCTCCGGTTTCCGGAGGCAGCTGACCTTCATCAAGGAGTCGCCGGGCCTGCTGCGCCGCCGACGCACCGAACTGTCCGCCACTGAGGCCGCCACCCCGGCTGCCCAGGCAGGCCTGCCCCGCCGCGGCCGGCCCGCGCTACCTGCCGTCTTCCTATGCTCCTCGCGCTGTGATGAGCTGCGGGCGGCCCCCCGGCAGGCTCCCGCCCCCCAGCGGCCCCCCACGGCCCGGCCCGGCCTGGGCGAGCGGCCGCCCCGGCGCACCAGCTCTGAGAGCCCGTCTCGCCTGCCGGTCCGCACGCCAGCCGCCCGGCCCGATACGGTCAAGCGCTACGCCTCCCTGCCTCACATCAGTGTGGCCCGCGGGCCCGACGCCCCCGTGCCTGTGGCAGACAACGCACCCCGCAGCAGCACCGCGGAGGCCGCGCCGGGCACCACGTGGCGTCGCATCCGGGACGAGGACGTTCCGCACATCCTGCGGAGCACGCTGCCCCCCCGCGCCCTGCCCCTGCTGGGCTCCTCACCGGAGGACGGCCCCACAGGCCCTCCGCAGCGCAAGACCAGCGACGCCGTGGTCCAGACTGAGGACTTCGCAGCTACCAAGACCAACTCGAGCACGTCCCCGAGCCTGGAGAGCTGGGTGACCCCACAGGCCACGACCGGCagcgccccctccctcctccttggcagCGACGTGGACGGGCCGGGCCCCGCCAAGGCGCCCGCCCCCGGCCCCTTCGTCCCCGCCAGCCGACACGGTTCCCCCAGCCGCTCCGCCCGCGTCCCCCCCTTCAACTACGTGCCCAGCCCCATGGTGGTAGCCACCACTGACTCTGCCGTGGAGaaagcccccgcccccgcccctacCGGCCTCCTGGGATAG